In Halanaerobiaceae bacterium ANBcell28, a single genomic region encodes these proteins:
- a CDS encoding glycoside hydrolase, which produces MKKNTIKINTENKFQQIDNFGASGAWSIDPIGIEWGKEKKNEIADLLFSKTKGIGLSLWRFNIGAGSTRTCADTIPDPWRRVECFKEEEDGDYDWSKQAGQQWFLEAAAERGVEQFLAFVNSPPIWATKNGKGHHLKGNKDSTNLKEGYEEKFAKFLVDILKHFEEEKGIKFDYISPVNEPTWKWEGTQEGCRYNNQQIKKVIKVLDNFLKQEAIDVEIDAPEAVELKALLDDDLYKKLTGKDEVYNKGCNQFGKGKYREYIKDFLGDQEIKEILGNKVAGHSYWSDNNLYKLRKYLKENLERYNGKYWASEYCIMNNGRDIGMDSALKMAKVMHSDLAIANASAWHWWLALSPYDFKDGLLYTDYTETGEKNIITSKMFWTFGNYSKFIRPGANRVELRVEDDSDLMGSAYIDSDQERLVMVFVNDGNNDIEVKFDVNFSNDKAIDKLTPHLTDEENDLQEKSAINIGSTYKVPKKSILTFTGDFQ; this is translated from the coding sequence ATGAAAAAAAATACAATTAAAATCAATACTGAAAACAAGTTCCAGCAGATTGATAACTTTGGCGCTTCAGGAGCCTGGTCTATCGATCCTATAGGTATTGAATGGGGCAAAGAAAAGAAAAATGAAATAGCTGATTTATTATTTTCTAAAACAAAGGGAATAGGTCTTTCATTATGGAGATTTAATATTGGTGCTGGAAGCACAAGAACTTGTGCTGACACGATTCCTGATCCCTGGAGAAGGGTTGAATGTTTCAAGGAGGAAGAAGATGGAGATTATGATTGGTCAAAACAGGCTGGTCAACAATGGTTTTTAGAAGCAGCTGCAGAAAGAGGTGTTGAACAATTTTTAGCATTTGTTAATAGTCCTCCTATTTGGGCTACGAAAAATGGTAAAGGACATCATTTAAAAGGGAACAAAGATTCTACAAATTTAAAAGAAGGTTATGAAGAAAAGTTTGCTAAATTTCTAGTAGATATCTTAAAGCATTTTGAAGAAGAAAAAGGTATTAAATTTGATTATATTAGTCCTGTAAATGAACCTACATGGAAATGGGAAGGGACACAAGAGGGTTGTCGTTATAATAATCAGCAGATTAAGAAAGTAATAAAAGTATTGGATAATTTTTTAAAACAGGAAGCTATTGATGTTGAGATTGATGCTCCAGAAGCAGTTGAGCTCAAAGCTCTTCTAGATGATGACTTATATAAGAAATTAACTGGGAAAGACGAAGTTTATAATAAAGGTTGTAATCAATTTGGTAAAGGAAAATATAGAGAATATATTAAGGACTTCCTGGGAGATCAAGAAATTAAAGAAATACTAGGTAATAAAGTTGCAGGACATTCGTACTGGTCAGATAATAACCTATATAAATTAAGAAAGTATCTTAAAGAAAATTTAGAAAGATATAATGGTAAATACTGGGCTTCAGAATATTGTATTATGAATAATGGTAGAGATATAGGAATGGATTCTGCTTTGAAGATGGCTAAGGTGATGCACTCTGATCTTGCAATTGCTAATGCTTCGGCCTGGCATTGGTGGTTAGCTTTATCGCCATATGATTTTAAGGATGGTTTATTATATACTGATTATACAGAAACTGGTGAAAAAAATATAATTACTTCAAAAATGTTTTGGACTTTCGGTAACTATAGCAAATTTATTAGACCAGGTGCAAATAGGGTTGAATTGAGAGTAGAGGATGACAGTGATTTAATGGGTTCAGCTTATATTGATAGTGATCAGGAAAGACTAGTAATGGTATTTGTTAATGATGGCAATAATGATATAGAAGTAAAATTTGATGTTAACTTTTCAAATGATAAAGCTATAGACAAATTAACACCACATCTAACTGACGAAGAGAACGATCTTCAAGAAAAATCTGCTATAAACATTGGTAGTACTTATAAAGTACCTAAGAAGTCTATACTTACTTTTACTGGAGACTTCCAGTAA
- a CDS encoding sulfatase: protein MTKKTNIIFILIDDMGWKDLSCYGSDFYETPNIDRLAKEGMLFTDAYAACPVCSPTRASVMSGKYPANVGVTDWIGAHTKGKLIDAPYIDHLPLEEKSVATSLKNGGYVTWHVGKWHLGGREYYPDKHGFDVNVGGCHQGRPSDGYFSPYNIENLEDGPEGEYLTDRLTTEAINLIKKNDEKPFFLNLDYYTVHTPIQAKEEYIAMYKEKACKMGLDKVKTFEEGELFPCEHKKNKRVKRRLVQSNPVYAAMIHSLDENIGRLLAALEECGELDNTAIFFTSDNGGLATAEGSPTSNAPLNEGKGWMYEGGTREPLLVRWPGVVEAGSSCEVPVSSPDFYPTFLEIAGLPLIPEQHEDGLSIMPLLKGGDKLDREAIYWHYPHYGNQGGTPGSSIRMGDYKLIEFFEDGKVELYNLRKDIGEKNDIAEQEIEMVNKMKAMLAEWRESIEAKIPEENSDFEPWR, encoded by the coding sequence TTGACTAAAAAAACAAATATTATTTTTATTTTAATTGACGATATGGGATGGAAAGATTTAAGTTGTTATGGAAGTGACTTTTATGAGACCCCAAATATTGATAGACTGGCAAAAGAAGGAATGCTTTTTACAGATGCATATGCAGCCTGCCCAGTTTGTTCACCTACTCGTGCAAGTGTCATGTCAGGTAAATATCCTGCAAATGTAGGTGTAACTGATTGGATTGGTGCTCATACAAAGGGTAAACTAATTGATGCACCATATATAGATCATCTTCCACTGGAAGAAAAGAGTGTTGCTACATCTTTAAAAAATGGAGGATATGTTACCTGGCATGTTGGAAAGTGGCATTTGGGTGGTAGAGAATATTACCCTGATAAACATGGTTTTGATGTGAACGTTGGGGGTTGCCATCAGGGACGTCCAAGTGATGGTTACTTTAGTCCCTATAATATTGAAAATCTTGAAGATGGACCTGAAGGAGAATATTTAACTGATCGTTTAACTACAGAGGCAATAAATTTGATTAAAAAAAATGATGAAAAACCATTTTTCTTGAATCTTGATTATTATACTGTTCATACTCCAATTCAAGCAAAAGAAGAATATATTGCAATGTATAAAGAAAAAGCTTGTAAGATGGGGCTTGATAAAGTAAAAACCTTTGAAGAAGGAGAGTTGTTTCCCTGTGAACACAAAAAAAATAAAAGAGTTAAACGCCGTTTAGTCCAATCAAATCCAGTGTATGCTGCTATGATTCATAGTTTAGATGAAAATATAGGTCGTTTACTTGCGGCCCTGGAAGAATGTGGTGAGTTGGATAATACAGCCATCTTTTTCACATCTGATAATGGTGGCTTAGCTACTGCAGAAGGTTCTCCTACATCTAATGCCCCTTTAAATGAAGGTAAAGGTTGGATGTATGAAGGAGGTACCCGGGAGCCATTGTTGGTAAGATGGCCTGGAGTAGTAGAAGCAGGAAGCAGTTGTGAGGTTCCAGTTAGCAGCCCTGATTTCTATCCAACTTTCTTAGAGATAGCCGGCTTGCCATTAATACCTGAGCAACATGAGGATGGACTAAGTATTATGCCTTTACTCAAAGGTGGAGATAAACTTGATAGGGAAGCTATCTACTGGCATTATCCTCATTATGGTAATCAGGGAGGTACACCTGGTTCTTCAATTAGAATGGGCGATTATAAATTAATAGAGTTTTTTGAAGATGGAAAGGTTGAATTGTATAATCTTCGTAAGGATATAGGAGAAAAGAATGATATTGCTGAGCAGGAAATTGAGATGGTCAATAAAATGAAGGCTATGCTTGCTGAATGGCGTGAAAGTATAGAGGCTAAAATTCCAGAAGAAAATTCCGACTTTGAGCCATGGAGATAA
- a CDS encoding family 43 glycosylhydrolase: MIEVIIKNEVFWRDTNGDKISAHGGGIIKQGNFYYWFGENRHGIKKVSCYRSKDLKNWEFRNDVLCIDAETKPHYIETDLDLNPLDVEGGANIERPKVLYNEKSKKYVMWMHYENGKNYKAARAAVAISDTIDGDYTYLGSFRPEGYMSRDCTLFKDDDGTAYFISAARNNADMHIYKLSDDYLSIDSFIQKLWPGKYREAPALVKKDDYYFMMTSGCTGWHPNQGKYAYTKDIAGEWSQLKDIGDETTYDSQSTYILPVDEKESRTYLYIGDRWDPDNYHNSKYIFLKIKFPSKTTMTMDYANEIKVYTKE, from the coding sequence ATGATTGAAGTGATTATAAAAAACGAAGTTTTCTGGAGAGATACAAATGGAGATAAAATTAGTGCACATGGCGGGGGTATTATAAAACAAGGAAATTTTTACTATTGGTTTGGAGAAAATAGACATGGTATTAAAAAAGTGTCTTGCTATCGTTCCAAAGATCTAAAAAATTGGGAATTCAGGAATGATGTTTTATGTATTGATGCTGAAACAAAGCCTCACTATATTGAAACAGATTTAGATCTAAATCCTCTTGATGTAGAGGGAGGGGCAAATATAGAAAGACCTAAGGTTTTATACAATGAAAAAAGTAAAAAATATGTTATGTGGATGCACTATGAAAATGGCAAAAATTATAAAGCTGCAAGAGCAGCAGTGGCTATCAGTGATACTATAGATGGTGATTATACTTACTTAGGAAGCTTCAGACCTGAAGGTTATATGTCAAGGGACTGTACTTTGTTTAAGGATGACGATGGAACAGCTTATTTTATATCTGCTGCCAGAAATAATGCTGATATGCATATTTATAAACTCAGTGATGATTATTTAAGTATTGATTCTTTTATACAAAAATTATGGCCTGGGAAATATAGAGAAGCACCAGCTCTGGTAAAAAAAGATGATTATTATTTTATGATGACATCAGGTTGTACTGGATGGCATCCTAATCAGGGTAAGTATGCTTATACAAAAGACATTGCTGGAGAGTGGTCACAGTTGAAAGATATTGGGGATGAGACGACATATGATTCCCAATCAACATACATCCTTCCTGTAGACGAAAAAGAATCAAGAACTTATCTTTATATAGGAGATAGGTGGGATCCAGATAATTATCACAATTCTAAATATATTTTTTTAAAAATCAAATTCCCATCAAAAACAACAATGACAATGGATTATGCAAATGAAATTAAGGTATACACAAAGGAGTGA